In Miscanthus floridulus cultivar M001 chromosome 5, ASM1932011v1, whole genome shotgun sequence, one genomic interval encodes:
- the LOC136452804 gene encoding ras-related protein Rab7-like has translation MSTSRRRTLLKVIVLGDSGVGKTSLMNQYVHKKFSQQYKATIGADFVTKEVLIEDRLVTLQIWDTAGQERFQSLGVAFYRGADCCVLVYDVNSNRSFDTLNTWHDEFLNQASPSDPKTFPFILLGNKIDVDGGKSRVVSDKKAMEWCASKGNIPYFETSAKEDYNVDNAFLTVAKLALEHERDQDIYFQSVADPVPETEQRSGCAC, from the exons ATGTCGACGTCGCGGAGGCGGACACTCCTCAAGGTCATCGTCCTCGGCGACAGCGG GGTCGGGAAGACGTCGCTGATGAACCA ATATGTCCACAAAAAGTTCAGTCAGCAGTACAAAGCTACAATTGGTGCAGATTTCGTCACAAAGGAGGTTCTCATTGAAGACAGGCTAGTCACGTTGCAG ATCTGGGACACCGCGGGGCAGGAGAGATTCCAGAGTCTTGGGGTTGCATTCTACAGAGGGGCGGATTGTTGTGTGCTTGTCTATGACGTCAACTCTAACAGGTCATTCGATACACTCAACACATGGCATGATGAGTTCCTCAACCAA GCTAGCCCATCAGATCCTAAAACTTTCCCCTTCATCTTACTCGGTAACAAGATTGATGTAGATGGTGGAAAAAGCAGAGTG GTTTCTGATAAGAAAGCAATGGAGTGGTGTGCTTCTAAAGGCAATATCCCTTATTTTGAAACTTCTGCAAAAGAGGACTACAATGTTGACAACGCTTTCCTGACTGTTGCCAAGCTTGCTCTAGAGCATGAACGTGATCAGGACAT TTACTTCCAGAGTGTTGCGGATCCTGTCCCTGAGACTGAGCAGAGAAGCGGATGTGCATGCTAG